The window GGCGCTTAAGAATATCTCTCAGCAGCACTTTGAAATCTTCAAGCTCCAGCTGAGGGTGAATGTGCTCAATCGTTGTGAGTTGAAAATCAGCAAACTTGAGCTTGATACCCTGCTTAATGATCGACTTATCCGGGCTGGCTTTCTCTAAACGTCTCTCTAGTTCAGGGAAGAGCTTATCTTCGATCACCTGCCAGCACTCATCATAAGTAGCAATGTTTTCGCTAAACGTACGCTCTACCCCAACCGATTTACGTTCGCGTTCCACCACCACTTCGCGGTCATCAATACCATGGCTGCGCTTCCACAATGAAGCGCCTTGGCGCCCAAATTGGCGCAACAACTCACGGTAATCACTGTTTTTTATGTCTTCACATAGATAGAAGCCAGCTTGGTGCAGCTTCTCCAAACTCACTTTGCCAACACCTGGGATCTTTTCCAAAGGCAATTTATCGACTACCTCTTGGACTTTATCGGGTGGAATCACAAACTGGCCATTGGGCTTGTTCATGTCTGAAGCAACTTTGGCAAGAAACTTAATTGGCGCAATACCTGCCGATGCCGTTAGCCCCAACTCCGTATGTATGTCGCGACGAATCGATTCTGCGATTAGGGTGGCAGAGCCTCGACAGGCAGTGGAGTCCGTTACATCAAGGTATGCCTCATCAAGGGACAGCGGCTCAATGAGCTGAGTGTATCGTTCGAAGATAGCTCGGATCTGTTGAGAAACTTGCTTGTACACATGCATTCGCCCCGGAACGACAAGTAAGTTAGGGCAAATCTGGAGCGCACGCGCTGTTGGCATTGCACTGCGCACACCAAACTTACGCGCTTCATAGTTGCACGTACTGATCACGCCTCGCTGCTTCTCATGACCACCTACAGCAAGTGCAACACCACGATAGCTTGGGTTATCACGCATCTCTACCGCGGCATAAAAGCAGTCCATATCCACGTGAATAATTTTTCTGACTCGCTCAATCACGTTTTGCACACAAAAAACACTGTTTAAAAAAACAGTATAGCGATAAATAGACACATTGGAAATAGTGTTATCTGCTATCAGAGATCAAGAATTTTTCATAGCATTTAAATTGCGTTTCATTATTATTGATACTTATAACACTAAAGTTGATTTATACACCAAAGTAGGGAAACTTTTTGAGTAATAAAATACTGGTCGTCGAAGACAGCCGTGCCTTTAAAAACTACTTACAGCAGCTGTTAAACCAAGCAGGTTATGAGGTACTCACTGCAGAAAACTATGGTGAAGCCCAATCGATTTTAGCAACTCAACCAGAATTGCTTTGTGCCGTTCTCGACTATTGCCTGCCCGACGCACAAGATGGCGAAATTATCGACTTGGTACTTTCCCACCAGCAAAAAGTCATCGTGCTGACGGCTATGTTTCAAGATGATGCTCGCGAAAAAATGTTAGCCAAAGGTGTCCTCGATTACATCTTAAAGGACAGTATGGCGTCGGTATCCTACCTACTTCCACTCCTCAAACGATTAACGAACAATCAACACCATAAGTGTTTGGTGGTCGATGATTCAATGACGGTTCGTCGCCATGTGGTTCAACTACTAGAGCACCAGTATATACAAACACTTCAGGCTGAAGATGGCCAACAAGCCATTAAGCTAATCGAGCAGAATCCAGATATTACGTTGGTGCTGACTGATCACGATATGCCAGTAAAAAACGGCATTACCATGATTCGCGAGTTACGCCAGAAATTAGATAAGAACCAACTCGCTATTCTTGGTATCTCAGGCAGTGACGATCGCACAATGACCGCTCGCTTTCTCAAAGCAGGTGCGAATGACTTTCTGTATAAGCCTTTCAATCAAGAAGAGTTCTTCTGCCGAGTTCATCAAATCTTGGACATGAAGGAAGCAACAACAGAGCTGTTTAGAATGGCGAACCAAGATGCTCTCACAGGCTTGTGGAATAGACGTTTCTTGTTTGGGCAAGCATGTAGCGGCTGCGAAAAACGTAATATCGCGATGTTGGATATCGACTTTTTCAAGAAAGTGAACGATAACTACGGGCATGGTGGCGGTGATGCTGCACTTGTGATGGTGGCAAATATCTTGAAGGTCTATTTCCCAGGCGATGTAATTGCTCGCTTTGGCGGGGAAGAGTTTTGTATTCAAGCCAGTGGCTGTTATGACGACTTCGTCACCCGATTGGAGCAGATGCGCCAGCGTGTTGAAAAAACACCAATCCCTTATCAGAACAATAGCATCCAAGTAACCATAAGTATTGGTGTATCGAGTGTTGAAGGAAACCTTGATCAACAGATTAAAGTGGCTGATGACCGTTTATATCAAGCGAAAGAAAGTGGTCGAAACCAGACTATCTACCAATAGCGCCCTGTTTCTCGATTACAAAAAACAAAACCCAGCCGCTGGCTGGGTTTTTTCATTCTGACTATAGCTCAATTAAGCAATACGGTCTTTTTCCCACGCAGCTAGCTTTTCAGCGCGCAGTGCTTCACGTGCCTCACGCTTTTTACGTGCATCACATGGTTCTGGGCAGTTACATACTTTGTCAATACCAACCGCACCAAGGCCGCCGCAGCTACCTTTTACGACCTTCTTTTGGAAGATGTAACCCACTGCCATCGCTGCAATTACCGCAACAAAGACAGCAAAAGTAATTAGAAATGTACTCATAAGGACATGCTCACTTTTGTTGTTATTTCTTCATGAACGGCTTGTATGCTTCCGAAGCCAGCTCTTTAAAACCATCATCCGTTTTCACGATCATGAAAACAGGAATGTTGTTCTCGTTCGCGATTTCCATGCCTTTGTCTTGACCTAGAACCATAAGCCCAGTTGCAAGACCATCAGCCGTCATCGACGATTTATCCAGTACCGTTACAGACACCACTTTATGATGGATTGGTTTGCCTGTTTGCGGATTGATGATGTGAGAGTATCGCACACCATTGCTCTCAAAGTAATTACGATAGTCACCACTTGTTGCAATTGCCATGTCGCCAGGCTCAATAATTTCTTGAATTGAGCGCTCATCAACAGTCGGCTTTTCAATGGCAATACGCCATGGCACACCTTCACGGTTAATGCCTTTCAAACGCATTTCACCGCCAACTTCTACCATGTAGTTGTGAATGCCTTGTGATTGTAGGTAATCCGCAACCACATCAACACCCCAACCTTTTGCGATAGTCGATAGGTCAACGTACAAGTTTGGAATGTCTTTCGACATTTTATTGCCTTCAACCGAAAGATGGTGAATACCTGTGTTTGCTTTACGAGCTGATAGCTCTTCATCTGTCGGAACCACATCTGGACGAGCTTCTGGACCAAAGCCCCAAAGATTCACCAGTGGACCAACGGTTACGTCTAGTGCGCCTAGAGTAAGACCGTTCAAGCGAATCGCTTCTTTCACTACCGTTGCCGTTTGCGGTGATACTTCAAATGGCTCACTGGTCTGGTGTTGGTTAAAACGGCTAAGCTCTGAATCTTCACGGTAAGTCGACATCTGATCGTTCACTTCTTCAAGTAGGCGATCGATTTCTGTTTGCAAAACTTCAGGCGATGGCAGGCCATCTTGCTCGATGTATTTAATGTTGTATGTGGTACCCATTGTTGGGCCACTTAAATGAACTTGATCTGCAGGCTGTTCACAACCAGCTAGAACCAATAGAGAAGCGAATGCAACAAGCCACTTTTTCACTTGTTTACTCCTATTGTCGTTAAATTGATATGGAAAATGGGTTCTCTCAAGACAAACCGATTTCCTATAGCAACTGTTGAATATGGTTTTTATTTCTACAAAAAATAATGGCTAGCTCTTAAAGAGCTAGCCATAGATTCAATCACTTGGGGGATTAACCACCGAAGTCATCTAGAAGGATGTTTTCATCCTCTACACCTAGATCTTTCAGCATGCCGATTACAGCAGCGTTCATCATAGGTGGACCACACATGTAGTATTCACAGTCTTCTGGCGCTTCGTGATCACGTAGGTAGTTCTCGTAAAGAACGTTGTGAATGAAGCCAGTGTAACCATCCCAGTTATCTTCTGGAAGTGGATCAGACAGTGCACAGTGCCATACGAAGTTATCGTTCTCAGCCGCTAAGCCATCGAAGTCTTCTACGTAGAACATTTCACGCTTAGAACGTGCACCGTACCAGAATGACATCTTACGCTTAGAGTGCAGACGTTTCAGCTGGTCGAAGATATGAGAACGCATTGGAGCCATACCTGCACCACCACCAACGAATACCATCTCAGCGTCAGTATCTTTCGCGAAGAACTCACCGAATGGACCAGAGATCGTACACTTGTCGCCTTCTTTTAGAGACCAGATGAACGATGACATGATACCAGGTGCAACGTCTGGGTTATTTGGCGGCGGAGTTGCGATACGAACGTTAAGCATGATGATACCGTGCTCTTCTGGGTAGTTAGCCATAGAGTATGCACGAATTGTCTCTTCATTAACTTTAGACTCGTAGCGGAATAGGTTGAACTTCTCCCAATCCTCACGGTATTCCTCAGGAATATCGTAATCCGCGTATTTAACGTGGTGAGCTGGCGCTTCAATCTGTATGTAACCACCAGCACGGAAAGGTACTGATTCGCCATCTGGGATTTGTAGCTTAAGCTCTTTGATGAATGTTGCTTTGTTATCGTTAGAGATAACTGTACATTCCCACTTCTTAACGCCGAAGATTTCTTCAGGAAGTTCGATGTCCATGTCAGTTTTCATTGCAACCTGACACGCTAGACGCTCACCTTCACGCGCTTCACCTTTAGTAATGTGGTCAAGCTCGGTAGGTAGAATGTCACCACCACCTGATTTAACTTTTACGCGACACTGACCACAAGAGCCACCGCCACCACAAGCAGAAGATACGAATACGCCAGCGCCCGCTAGCGCAGATAGTAACTTGCCACCTGGTTGTGTAACGATCGCCAGTGATGGGTCATCGTTCACAGAAATTGTAATGTCACCTGTTGGTACAAGCTTAGACTTAGCGAAAAGAATCACTAGTACTAGCGCAAGTACGATCAGAGTAAACATCACTACACCAAGAATAATGTCCATTGACTATTCCTTAATTGTTGCGGCTTACCCGACTTACAGTTGAACACCAGAGAAAGACATAAAGCCTAACGCCATTAGACCTACAGTGATAAACGTGATGCCTAGACCACGTAGACCAGGAGGTACATCTGAGTACTTCATCTTCTCACGGATACCTGCAAGAGCGACGATCGCTAACATCCAGCCTACACCAGAGCCGAAACCGTAAACGATCGATTCCGCGAAGTTGTAATCGCGAGTTACCATGAAAGATACGCCACCGAAAATCGCACAGTTAACTGTGATCAGCGGTAGGAAGATGCCAAGCGCGTTGTACAAAGGTGGGAAGAAACGGTCAAGAACCATCTCTAGGATTTGTACTAATGCAGCGATAACACCGATAAACGCGATAAAGTTAAGGAAGCTTAAGTCAACACCCTCGACCAACGCATTCTCTTTGAGAATGTGAGTGTAAACAAGGTTGTTCACAGGAACTGCGATAGTTAACACTACCACTACCGCAACACCTAGGCCGAAGGAAGTCTTTACTTTCTTAGATACGGCAAGGAAAGTACACATACCTAAAAAGAAAGACAAAGCCATGTTTTCGATAAAAATCGATTTAACCAACAAGCTAATGTAATGTTCCATAATGCTCTTACTCCTTAGCTTCTACTTGCTCTGGCTTGAACGTACGAATTGCCCAAATCAGGAAACCAATCAAGAAGAATGCCGATGGTGCAAGTAGCATTAGGCCGTTTGGCTGATACCAACCGCCATTGCTCACCAAAGGAAGTACTTCCATGCCGAATATCTTGCCTGAGCCTAAAAGCTCACGAAAGAAACCAACAGTGATTAGTACGAAGCCGTAGCCAAGACCATTACCAATACCATCAATAAATGAAGGGATCGGTGGCGACTTCATCGCAAATGCCTCAGCACGACCCATTACGATACAGTTCGTGATGATTAGACCTACGAATACCGATAGCTGCTTTGAAACATCGTATAGGTAAGCCTTAAGCACTTGGTCTACCACAATTACTAATGAAGCAATGATTGCCATCTGAACGATGATACGCACACTGTTAGGAATGTGGTTACGGATAAGAGAAACGAAAAAGTTAGATAAAGCAGTAACAAACATTACTGCGATAGTCATAACGAATGCTGTTTCCAGCTTTGTAGTTACTGCAAGAGCAGAACATACACCAAGAACTTGCAGCGCAATTGGGTTGTTATCCAATACTGGCGCCATAATGCTCTTTTTGATGTTTTGTGCACTAGACATTAGTTCAGTTCTCCGTCACGAACTTTTGCTAAGAAAGGACCAAAGCCCATATCACCTAACCAAAAGTCAAATGTATGCTGAACACCGTTACTTGTAAGTGTTGCACCAGACAGGCCATCAACACCATGTTCAGAACCTTCTGGAGCACCACCTTTAACAACTTCAATTGCTGGTTTGTGGTTCTCGTCGAAGAGTTTCTTACCAACGAATTGAGCTCGCCATGCTGGATTTTCTACTTCACCACCAAGTCCAGGAGTTTCACCTTGCTCGTAGTAAGTAATGCCAGAAACAGTGTTACCGTCAGTTTCAACCGCAACGAATGCATACATCATTGACCATAGGCCGTTACCGTGAACTGGGATGATAACTTTAGAAATATCATCACCGTTTTTCACTAGGTAAACGATACCTGTGTTAGCACGACGTAGGATCTTAGCTTTGTCTTCATCAGCCGTTAGCTTGATAGACTCTGCTGGATCCTTCGCTGCTTTACGTTGGTCGTAGTTAGCTGCTGTAGAGCCGTCTTCAGCCTTCTCTACAAAATCACCAGTTTTGAAGTCAACTAGACGAGGTTCGATGTACTCAGCAAAAAGCTCAGGAACTTTCTTACCTTCAGCGTCGATACCCGCAACTTCTACAATCTTTGATTGCTTATCTAGTACAGCGTTAGCTTTTTGCTGGTCACGCAGACCTACTGCTGCTGTTGATACGATGATTGAACAAACAAGGCTCAACCCGACAACAACACCCAGCGTCTTTTTAATGCTGTCGTTATTACTTGCCATAGCGTGCTAGTCTCCGCTTGATGTTCTTCTCGATAACTACATGGTCGAACAGAGGTGCGAATAGGTTCGCGAATAGAATCGCCAGCATCATACCTTCTGGGTAAGCTGGGTTAACTACACGGATCATCACACACATTGCACCGATTAGGATGCCGTACCACCACTTAGCGCCGTTAGTAAATGACGCCGATACTGGATCTGTTGCCATAAAGAACATACCGAATGCAAAACCACCTAGTACTAGGTGCCAGTGCCATGGCATGTTGAACATTGGGTTGGTGTCAGAACCGATCACGTTGAATAGTGTCGATACTGCAATCATACCGATCATTACACCTGCGATGATGCGCCATGAAGCGATTCGCATGTAAACGATCATCGCTGCACCGATCATTAGAGCAAGCGTTGATACTTCACCAATTGAGCCAGGGATGTTACCGATGAATGCATCCATCCAAGTGATAGGAGCGCCAGTGACGTTGTTGATCAATGCGCCGCTACCGCCGTGAGCCCACTGGCTAAGAGCAGTTGCACCAGAGAAGCCGTCAGCCGCAGTCCATACTACGTCACCCGAGATTTGCGCTGGGTAAGCGAAGAATAGGAAAGCACGACCTGCAAGAGCAGGGTTCAGGAAGTTACGGCCTGTACCACCGAAGATCTCTTTAGCTACAACAACACCGAATGTAATACCCAGTGCCGCTTGCCATAGAGGTAGCGTTGGTGGAACGATAAGTGCGAATAGAATAGAAGTTACAAAGAAACCTTCGTTAACTTCGTGCTTACGCACCATACAGAAAAGCACTTCCCAGAAACCACCAACAATAAAGACTGTTGCGTAGATTGGTAGGAAGTAGGTCGCCCCCAGTAGCATCTTACTGCCAACGCCCGCTTCTGCACCGATGGTGCCGCCAAACATCTCTGTTAGCCAGTAGTGCCAGTTACCTGAGATAACTGTCGCTAGTTGTTCACCAGCGTACATATGGTTAAGTGCTGCAATAGCTTGACCACCCGCGTTGTACATCCCCCAGAACATTGCTGGGAATACGGCTAGCCAAACCATGATCATGATACGTTTTAGGTCAACGCTATCACGAACATGCGCGCTTTTTTTTGTAATTAGACCAGGTGTGTAGAAAACAGTTGCGACTGCTTCATAAAGAGCAAACCACTTTTCGTGTTTACCGCCCGGTTCAAAGTGATGCTCGATGTCTTCAAGATACTTTTTAAGAGCCATGGAAATTACCCTTCCTTCTCGATCTTATCTAGGCATTCACGAAGTAGTTCACCGTACTCGTATTTACCCGGACAAACAAAAGTACACAATGCTACGTCTTCTTCGTCTAGCTCTAACGCACCTAGTGCAACTGCACTGTCTGTATCGCCTGCGCATAGATCACGAAGTAGCAAAGTCGGTTCCATATCCAGAGGCATAATACGCTCGTAGTTACCAATTGGAACCATGGAACGATCACTGCCATTGGTCGTTGTTGTCATATTGAACAATTGGCCTTTGAAGATGTGACCAAGGAATGAGCGAGTAACAGAGAACTTGTTCTTTCCAGGCATAGCCCAGCCGAAAAGCTCTTTCTCGCGGCCTTCACGCAGCACAGAAACTTGCACGTGATAACGACCCAAGTACCCGTGAGGACCAATAGCTTGAGTGCCAGTTAATACTGAGCCAGAAATCACACGAACTTCGCCAGGCATCAACTCGTTGTCAGTTAGGTCTTCAAGAGAAGCACCTACAACTGTACGAAGAAGACGTGGGTTGTTCACAACAGGACCAGCTAGAGACACAACACGATCAGTGTAAAGCTCACCCGTTAGGAAAAGCTGACCGAACGCGATAACGTCTTGGTAGTTGATGCTCCATGCCACATTGTCTGCATTCACTGGGTATAGGAAATGCATGTGGGTGCCAGCAAGACCTGCTGGGTGAGGGCCATCGAAGACGTGTTCTTCTACGTTTGACTGAGAAGAGCGTGGCAAGCTAGTGCCAGACTTACATACGTAAACCTTGCCTTCTGTCAGGGCTGAAAGAATGTCTAGACCTGCAACGAATGCTTCTTGTTGTTCATTGATGATCAACTCAGGCTGTGCTGCTAGTGGATTAGTATCCATCGCAGTTACGAAAATAGCCTTAGTAGCAGACTCGATTGCTGGAACCTTGCTGAACGGACGAGTACGTAAAGCGGTCCAAAGGCCAGATTCAACCAATTGAGTCTTGATCACTTCGCGATCTAGACCTGCTAGTTGAGCTGCTTCGAACTTATCAAACGTAACCTGCTCTTCGCCTGCCACTTCAATCACTACTGATTGAAGTACACGCTTAGCGCCACGGTTAATTTCGATCACTTTACCGGCTGCTGGAGCAGTGAACTTCACGCCAGGGTTCTTTTTGTCTTCAAAAAGAACTTGCGCTTTTTTCACTTCATCGCCAACGCGGACATGCATGGTAGGACGCATGCCAACGTACTCTTCGCCAAGCAAGGCGACTTTTTTGATGGTCTTACCATCATTAATCACCTGGGATGGAGCTCCTGCGATAGGAAGATCCAAGCCCTTCTTTATTGTAATCATACGCACTTGCACTACTTTTATCGGGAAAAAGATTCTTTTGATTGCGTAACTTTTAGACACGACATCAGTGTCCGGTTTTGATGCTGTTTAAAACATCAAAATCGCAACATCCTATTAATTATCTCGTCACAAATATTAGGCGAGATTTATCAGGTGCCGTAGTCTAGCATTTTTTGGGAACTTGATGCCATGACCAATATTGGGAAAGGAAGGTTTATTTCGGTAGAACGAGCTGTAAAAAGTTAAAGAATAGTCATAAGTTTGACCGAACGCACAAATGCCAAAGCCCATAAATTAGCTATGGAAATAGGACATTTGTACGTTTGAAATATGCATTAATTTTACTAATTTATTGAACACTTTTTGATACATTATTTAACTTTTATTTGTACCAAATTTTTGTCCTTGAAAGATGTAAAACAAAAAAGATGGCTGAAACCATCTTTTTAAATCATTGTTGTAATCGCTTCCTAGCGACCGCCACCCATACACATAGGGCTATCTGGCGCACCATCTTGTTCTTGTTGCCACTCTTCATTGGTATAAGTGTGAATCGCCAAGGCATGGATGTGATTCTCAAGCTCATCCGCCAGTACAGTGTGTACCTGACGGTGACGTCCAATGAGGCGCTGACCAGTAAATGCATCGCTGACCACAATCACTTTGAAATGGCTCTCAGAGCCAGGCGGAACATTGTGCATATAACTCTCATTGATCACTTTTAAAAAATTAGGTTGCAGCTCACTGTGCAGTTTCGTTTCTATGATTTCTTGGATCATATTTAGTCCTCATTAATACTAATCAGGTAAGTATATACTCTAGTTCAGCAAATGAAATCAACGAAACGTCCCTGCTCCCTCTTTCACAATCCACACAGTTCGCTAAAAGCCTGTGAAAATCAGTAAATTTGACAGCTTTTTGTATCTTGAGCCTTCATCATTTGCGACAATAATCACTAATTTCCAAATCGACTTACGTTTAGTTATGAAAACCGAATTAGACCTTCACGATCGTAGCCTCACGCTGCATCGTTTCCCAAAGCGCTCCAACGAAACTCTTCAAGCATGGGATGCGGGTGATGAGTACCTTATCAATCACGTAGAAGAAATGGCGTTGCCAGATAATCAAAATATCGTAGTTGTTAATGATAACTTCGGTGCGTTGGCATGCTGGTTTTCAGACAAGCACAATGTGACGTTGATGGGTGACTCTTTCATCTCACACAAGGGTGCGCAACAAAACCTTGCAGACAACCAATGCAATCAAGTGTCTTTTCTCTCTACGATGGATGACATTCCAGAGAATACAGACTTAGTTTTGATGCAACTGCCAAAAAGTAACCGCCATCTAGTTTGGTTACTCAGTCAACTGCGTAAAACGTTGCCAGCATCCTGCCCTATTGTTGCGGTCAACAAAGCGAAAGAGATCCATACGTCGACACTCAAACTGTTTGAGAATTACTTAGGCGAGACTAAAACCTCTCTAGCGTGGAAAAAGCATCGTTTAGTATTCTCAACTGCCAATGCTCAACCAGTCATAGATGTCGACCCAATGACGATTTGGGGCATTGAAGGTGAGAGTATTCGACTGAAAAACCTGCCAAATGTATACTCAGGCGAAAGCTTGGATCTCGGCGCACGTTTTATGCTGCAACACCTTCCTCAAGATCCAACGTTGAAACACGTCATCGACCTTGGCTGTGGTAATGGTGTGCTGTCAGTAAAAATGGGGCAATTAAATCCTCAAGCTCGTTTAACCAGCGTGGATGAAAGCTTTATGGCTATCGAGTCAGCAAAACAAAACTTGCTCGATAACCTAGGCGACGCCCGCGATATTCAATGCATTGCGAACAACTGCTTAGATGGTTTCACCCCAGACTGTGCAGACATGGTGATGTGCAACCCACCGTTCCATCAGCAGCAAGCGATCACTGACCACATTGCGTGGCAAATGTTCTGCGATGCGAAACAAATACTGAACCAAGGCGGTAAATTATTGGTCATAGGTAACCGTCACCTTGGTTACTATGCGAAGCTGAAACGTCTGTTTGGCGACAAAAATGTGAAATTAGTCGCTTCTAACAATAAGTTCGTGATTTTACAGGCAACGAAAAATCCTGCTAAATTAGGCGCCAAGCAATAAAGTCCTGACTTTAGCAATATGTTTAAAAGGAATAATAAGATGAAAAAACTGGTACTCGCGGCTTCGGTTGCCTTGCTTGCTGCATGTTCGGCGCCACAACAACCTCAACTGAACCTGATGCCTGAGACGACGCTAAGCACGAACCCAATCGCACAAGGCAAGAGCTACAGTCTAACCAGTAAAGACGTACGTGCGGCTCAGTATGTTGCTCTAGTCGATAACGGTCGTTCAAATATTTTGCCTCTTCATGCGAAACAAAACCTACGTATTTCTCTTGAAGAAGCATTAGAGAAGCAATTCTCTTCTCAAGGTTTCCATTCAGATCTGAACAGCGATAACTCGATTGAGCTTGAAGTGGAAGAAGCGTTGGTAAACGTAAAGCACTCTGTAATGGAAAACGAGATGGATGCGAAAGTCGTTCTAGAAATTACCGCAGAAACTCCGCAAGGCAAGCTTGTTAAGACCTATACTGGTACTGCTAAACGTTCAGGCACACTAAGCGCTTCAGACTCTGACATTGAACAAACATTGAATGATGTCGTGGCTCTAACTCTAAAAGAGATCGCGAATGACCCTGAACTTCGCCAATACATGCAGGAGCGATTCTAATGCTACGTAAAGCTATTCTTTCTCTCGCACTTCTGAGCTGCAGCGTTTTTGCTGGTCCTAAAGTGGCGTTTGAAACTACGTTAGGTAACTTCACCGTAGAGTTAAATGAAGAAAAAGCACCCGTTACGGTCGCGAACTTCCTTAAATATGTGGAAGATGGTAGCTACGAAGGTACGATTTTTCATCGCGTGATTCCTGGCTTTATGGCGCAAGGTGGTGGCTTTAACCAAGACATGCAAATGGTTAAGACCTACGCA is drawn from Vibrio campbellii CAIM 519 = NBRC 15631 = ATCC 25920 and contains these coding sequences:
- a CDS encoding diguanylate cyclase; translation: MSNKILVVEDSRAFKNYLQQLLNQAGYEVLTAENYGEAQSILATQPELLCAVLDYCLPDAQDGEIIDLVLSHQQKVIVLTAMFQDDAREKMLAKGVLDYILKDSMASVSYLLPLLKRLTNNQHHKCLVVDDSMTVRRHVVQLLEHQYIQTLQAEDGQQAIKLIEQNPDITLVLTDHDMPVKNGITMIRELRQKLDKNQLAILGISGSDDRTMTARFLKAGANDFLYKPFNQEEFFCRVHQILDMKEATTELFRMANQDALTGLWNRRFLFGQACSGCEKRNIAMLDIDFFKKVNDNYGHGGGDAALVMVANILKVYFPGDVIARFGGEEFCIQASGCYDDFVTRLEQMRQRVEKTPIPYQNNSIQVTISIGVSSVEGNLDQQIKVADDRLYQAKESGRNQTIYQ
- the nqrM gene encoding (Na+)-NQR maturation NqrM yields the protein MSTFLITFAVFVAVIAAMAVGYIFQKKVVKGSCGGLGAVGIDKVCNCPEPCDARKKREAREALRAEKLAAWEKDRIA
- a CDS encoding FAD:protein FMN transferase, encoding MKKWLVAFASLLVLAGCEQPADQVHLSGPTMGTTYNIKYIEQDGLPSPEVLQTEIDRLLEEVNDQMSTYREDSELSRFNQHQTSEPFEVSPQTATVVKEAIRLNGLTLGALDVTVGPLVNLWGFGPEARPDVVPTDEELSARKANTGIHHLSVEGNKMSKDIPNLYVDLSTIAKGWGVDVVADYLQSQGIHNYMVEVGGEMRLKGINREGVPWRIAIEKPTVDERSIQEIIEPGDMAIATSGDYRNYFESNGVRYSHIINPQTGKPIHHKVVSVTVLDKSSMTADGLATGLMVLGQDKGMEIANENNIPVFMIVKTDDGFKELASEAYKPFMKK
- the nqrF gene encoding NADH:ubiquinone reductase (Na(+)-transporting) subunit F → MDIILGVVMFTLIVLALVLVILFAKSKLVPTGDITISVNDDPSLAIVTQPGGKLLSALAGAGVFVSSACGGGGSCGQCRVKVKSGGGDILPTELDHITKGEAREGERLACQVAMKTDMDIELPEEIFGVKKWECTVISNDNKATFIKELKLQIPDGESVPFRAGGYIQIEAPAHHVKYADYDIPEEYREDWEKFNLFRYESKVNEETIRAYSMANYPEEHGIIMLNVRIATPPPNNPDVAPGIMSSFIWSLKEGDKCTISGPFGEFFAKDTDAEMVFVGGGAGMAPMRSHIFDQLKRLHSKRKMSFWYGARSKREMFYVEDFDGLAAENDNFVWHCALSDPLPEDNWDGYTGFIHNVLYENYLRDHEAPEDCEYYMCGPPMMNAAVIGMLKDLGVEDENILLDDFGG
- the nqrE gene encoding NADH:ubiquinone reductase (Na(+)-transporting) subunit E, which produces MEHYISLLVKSIFIENMALSFFLGMCTFLAVSKKVKTSFGLGVAVVVVLTIAVPVNNLVYTHILKENALVEGVDLSFLNFIAFIGVIAALVQILEMVLDRFFPPLYNALGIFLPLITVNCAIFGGVSFMVTRDYNFAESIVYGFGSGVGWMLAIVALAGIREKMKYSDVPPGLRGLGITFITVGLMALGFMSFSGVQL
- a CDS encoding NADH:ubiquinone reductase (Na(+)-transporting) subunit D, producing the protein MSSAQNIKKSIMAPVLDNNPIALQVLGVCSALAVTTKLETAFVMTIAVMFVTALSNFFVSLIRNHIPNSVRIIVQMAIIASLVIVVDQVLKAYLYDVSKQLSVFVGLIITNCIVMGRAEAFAMKSPPIPSFIDGIGNGLGYGFVLITVGFFRELLGSGKIFGMEVLPLVSNGGWYQPNGLMLLAPSAFFLIGFLIWAIRTFKPEQVEAKE
- a CDS encoding Na(+)-translocating NADH-quinone reductase subunit C; protein product: MASNNDSIKKTLGVVVGLSLVCSIIVSTAAVGLRDQQKANAVLDKQSKIVEVAGIDAEGKKVPELFAEYIEPRLVDFKTGDFVEKAEDGSTAANYDQRKAAKDPAESIKLTADEDKAKILRRANTGIVYLVKNGDDISKVIIPVHGNGLWSMMYAFVAVETDGNTVSGITYYEQGETPGLGGEVENPAWRAQFVGKKLFDENHKPAIEVVKGGAPEGSEHGVDGLSGATLTSNGVQHTFDFWLGDMGFGPFLAKVRDGELN
- a CDS encoding NADH:ubiquinone reductase (Na(+)-transporting) subunit B codes for the protein MALKKYLEDIEHHFEPGGKHEKWFALYEAVATVFYTPGLITKKSAHVRDSVDLKRIMIMVWLAVFPAMFWGMYNAGGQAIAALNHMYAGEQLATVISGNWHYWLTEMFGGTIGAEAGVGSKMLLGATYFLPIYATVFIVGGFWEVLFCMVRKHEVNEGFFVTSILFALIVPPTLPLWQAALGITFGVVVAKEIFGGTGRNFLNPALAGRAFLFFAYPAQISGDVVWTAADGFSGATALSQWAHGGSGALINNVTGAPITWMDAFIGNIPGSIGEVSTLALMIGAAMIVYMRIASWRIIAGVMIGMIAVSTLFNVIGSDTNPMFNMPWHWHLVLGGFAFGMFFMATDPVSASFTNGAKWWYGILIGAMCVMIRVVNPAYPEGMMLAILFANLFAPLFDHVVIEKNIKRRLARYGK